A region of the Oceanihabitans sp. IOP_32 genome:
ATTAAGGTAATCACAGCTTTAGATAAATCATTGTTTAAAAACAAGAGCGAGATACCAAGCAATAAATAAAAAGCAAAATAGACGTAACTCCAACGGCTACGCATTAAATCGTAGAAACTATATTTTAATATTTTAAGCATGATTTTCTGTAAGTATTGATGCTATGGCATGTTCGAAATCGGGTTGATTGGTCTTGTTTTTCAGTTCTAAAATCGTGCCTTTAAAGTAAATTTTACCTTCTAATAAAAACACGATTTCGTCTGCAACTTCTTCAACAAAACTCATAATGTGCGATGTAATCAAGATGGTTTTCCCCTTGGCTTTTTCGGCTTGAATTAAATCTTTTAATCGGATGAGCGAAATGGGATCCAAACCCGTTGTTGGTTCATCTAAAATAATTAATGGACTATCGAACATAAAGGTTAATACCAAGTTTACCTTTTGTTTTGTGCCTCCAGAGAGGTTGCCTAGTTTTTTATCTAGAAAAGGTTCCAATCTAAAAAGCTTTATTAAACGCTCGTCTTCATCGGTGTTTTTACGTAAATCCTTAATCATTTTGATTAATTCTTTCACCTTTAAATTACTAGGAAAGTTAGCGATTTGTGGTAAGTAATCAATTTTATATCTATAATCTGAATTTTTCTTTATGTCGTCACCAAGTACAGAAATATGACCTTTATTTGGAATCACCATACCTAAAATAGATTTTATTAGCGTGGTTTTTCCCGAACCATTTGGACCGAGAACGGCAAAAATGCCGCCTTTATTTATAGTTAAATCTAATCCACTTAGCACTTGATTTTTGCCAAATTTTTTGTGTAAATTTTCAATAATTACCATGTTAGCTTTTTCATTTGTGGGTTGTTATCCAATAAATCGTCTGGAGTGAAAACTGGCGATACT
Encoded here:
- a CDS encoding ABC transporter ATP-binding protein, which produces MVIIENLHKKFGKNQVLSGLDLTINKGGIFAVLGPNGSGKTTLIKSILGMVIPNKGHISVLGDDIKKNSDYRYKIDYLPQIANFPSNLKVKELIKMIKDLRKNTDEDERLIKLFRLEPFLDKKLGNLSGGTKQKVNLVLTFMFDSPLIILDEPTTGLDPISLIRLKDLIQAEKAKGKTILITSHIMSFVEEVADEIVFLLEGKIYFKGTILELKNKTNQPDFEHAIASILTENHA